GAATACAGTAGGTATATTTAATCGTAAACTAGCCATTAACATTCCTGGCGTAATTTTATCACAATTAGATATACAAATCATAGAATCTGCACAATGTGCATTAATAACATATTCTATAGAATCTGCAATAAGTTCTCTAGAAGGTAAAGAATATAACATTCCGTTATGGCCCATAGCTATTCCATCATCTATAGCTATAGTATTAAATTCTTTTGGTACTCCTCCGTTATTTTTAATTTCATTAGCAATAATTTTGCTTAATGTTTGTAAATGTATATGTCCTGGAACAAATTGTGAGAAAGAATTAACTATAGCAATAATAGGTTTATTAAAATCTTCATCATTCATCCCTGTTGCTCTCCAAAGAGCTCTTGCACCAGCCATATTACGGCCTTTTGTTGTAATAAACGAACGAAAATTAGGCATATTTTTCTTTTTTTTAATTAGTAAAATAGTTATTTTTTAATATAATCTAACCAATTCCATTTATCTTTTATTTTCCCTGTTAATAAATATAGAAATTCTTTTTGTATATTTTTTGTTATTTGACCTCTTTTACCATTATTAATTAAGATATTATCTACACTACATACAGGAGTAATTTCAGCTGCTGTTCCTGTTAAAAAGATTTCGTCGGCTAAATATAAAGATTCTCTTAATATTAAACATTCTTTTATCTTAAGATTTAGATTTTTAGCTATTTTTAAAACTGAATCTCTGGTAATTCCTGGAAGGATTGATGAAGTAAGTGGAGGAGTAAATAAAATATTATTTTTAATTTTAAAAATATTTTCCCCAGATCCTTCTGAAACAAATCCTAAACTATCTAGCGCAATTCCTTCATCATATCCATTTCTTCTAGCTTCACTCCTAATTAATAAAGAAGATAAATAATTACCTCCTGCTTTTGCTAAACTAGGTATAGTATTAGGCTTAATCTTATTCCAAGAAGAAATCATAGTATTAATCCCATTTTTTTTTGCATTATTACCAAGATAATCTGTCCAAGGAAATGCACTAATCATCATATCTGTATAATATTTCTCAGGTGGATTAATGCCTAATCCTACATCTCCTATAAATACTAAAATCCTAATATATGCTTCATTAAGTTTATTAATATTAATTATATTATGAACAGCATTCATTATTTCTTGTATATTAAATTTTAATGGGAAACGATAAATTTTAGCAGAATTATATAAACGATTAATATGATCTTTATGACGGAAAATAGCTGGGCCCTTATATGATTTATAACATCTAATACCTTCAAAAACAGAAGTTCCATAATGTAATGCATGAGTCATAACACTAATTTTAGCATCTTCCCATTTTACAATATTACCATTTAACCAAATAAAATCTGCTTTTTTTATAGACATTATTACATTTCCTTATTTTGTATAATAATAATGTTATCATAAAATTTATGTGATTATTACTATATCTAATACATCTATTAATTTTTTGATTTGTTTAACTAAAAAATCTATAGATTTATAACTTTTTACTATTAATTTAAAATTAATTTTTTCTATTTTTTTTTTTACATTAATATTTATAGTTTTAATTAAAAATCTTCTATGACGAATAATTCTTATTATTCTTTCAATAATTTCAGGACTAATATTAGTTTTAATAAATAATTGATATTTATTCATTTAATTTGGCTCCATCATATGATCATTACTATATCCAGGAGGTACTAATGGCCATACATTATCACATTCATTAATTAAAACATGTAATATATAAGGTTTATTAATAGAAAAAATTTTTTTTAAACTTTTATTAATTTCATTTTCATAACTAATACTATGTCCTGAAATGCCAAAAGATTGAGCTAATTTTATAAAATCTGGATTATCATATAAAGTTGTTTCACTATATCTTTTTTTAAAAAAAAGTTCTTGCCATTGTCTTACCATCCCTAATCTTTTATTATCTAATAATATAATTTTTATAGGTAAATTTTTTCTTTTAATTGTACTTAATTCTTGAATATTCATTATAAATGATCCATCACCTGAAATACATATAACACTATTATTAGGTTTAGCAATTTGTGCCCCAATAGCAGCAGGTAATCCAAATCCCATAGTTCCTAATCCACTAGAAGTAATAAAATTTCTAGGATTTGAAAAAGTTATATGTTGTGCAGTCCACATCTGATGTTGTCCAACATCAGTAGTAATAATAGTTTTTTTATTTTTAATATCTGATAATTGTTTTAATAAGAAAGGAGCATAAATTTTATTATTTTTCACAAAAAAATTATACTTATAAGAATATTTTTTTTTTATTTTTTGTATATAATTCTGCCATTTTAAAATATTCTGAGGTTTTTTTAATAACGGTATTAAAAGATTTAAATCTCCTAATAATTCTACATTTACTTTACAAATTTTATTAATTTCAGCAGGATCTATATCCATATGGATAATTTTGGCATAAGGAGCAAATTTTTTTATATTACCTGTTACTCTATCATCAAATCTAGCTCCAATCGCTATTAATAAATCACATTTTTGAACTGTATAATTAGCTGCTTTATTTCCATGCATGCCTAACATCCCTAAATAATATGGATTTGTACTTTCTATGGTTCCTAATGCTTTTAATGTAACTACTGTAGGAATTTTAGAAATTTTCACAAATTTTCTTAATGTATAAACTGCATTACCTATATTTACCCCTCCTCCTATATATAATATAGGCATAGTGGATTTTTTTAATAAAAAATTAGCTTCTCTAATTTTTTTTTTTGAATATTTTTTTTTATTACCAAAAAATCTTTTTTTATTTTTTAATTTTATTATTTTTGGTAATTTAGATAATTGTATATCTTTTGGTATATCTATTAATACAGGCCCAGGTCTGTCAGATAATGCTATAAAAAAAGATTTTTTTATTATTTTAGATAATTCTAGTGATGAAGTTATTAAAAAACTATGTTTAGTACATGATAAAGACATGCCTATAATATCTATTTCTTGAAAAGCATCAGTCCCAATTAATGAGAGGGGGACTTGTCCTGTAATTGCAATAAGAGGTACAGAATCAACCATTGCATCTGCTAATCCTGTTATTAAATTAGTAGCTCCAGGTCCAGATGTTGCAATACAAACTCCTACTTTACCAGTAGCTCTAGCATATCCAATTGCTGCTATAGCGGCTCCTTGTTCATGTCTGCATAAAATATGTTCTATATCTCCATTATATAATGCATCATAAAGAGGCATAATAGCGCCACCAGGATATCCAAATACTGTTTTAACATTTTGTTTTTTTAATTCTTGAATTATACATTGTGCACCATTCATATTAAAACCTCTTTAAATGTTATAAAATAATATGCATAATTCAATTTAATTTATTTAAATTTTTTAAAATTTAAAAAATATGGTTTTTATTTTATTTTGATATGTTATTAAAATTTTTAAAAATTATATAAATATTACTTAATATATATTAAGTATATAAAAATATATATTTTTATTATTACTTTAATATAAATTTATTGAATTTTATTTTATATATTAAAAATATATTTGTTTAATTATTAACAGGGGTGGAGGGATTTGAACCCCCAACCATTGGTTTTGGAGACCAATATTCTACCAATTAAACTACACCCCTTAATATTTTATATTATATTACATTAAAATATATTTTGTAATATATATTAATTTATTAATTTAATTGATTCAATAAAAAAATATAATTAAATTATTAATTTAAATTTTATTTGTTAAATTTTTATAAAAAATATATTATAAATAAGTAATTTAAATTAATTTTTCTAAAATATTATATATTTTTATATAAATAGGAGAGGACAATATGACAGAATGGAGTATTGGTAAAATAAAAAAAATAAAATATTGGACAAAAAATTTATTTAGCATTATTTTAAATGCAAAAATTAATAATTTTTATGCAGGTCAATTTACAAAATTAGCATTAGAAATTAATAATAAAAAAATAAAAAGAGCTTATTCTTATATTAATTCTCCAAAAAATAAAAATTATGAATTTTATATTTCTAATATTTCAAAAGGTAAATTAAGTCCATATTTATTTAATTTAAAAATTAATGATAAAATTTTTATTTCTAAAAATTCATCAGGTATTTTTATTTTAAATAATATTAAATCTTGTGAAAATTTATGGATGTTATCCACAGGTACAGGAATTGGGCCTTATCTTTCAATATTACAAGATAATATGTGTTTTAAAAAATTTTCAAAAATAATTTTAGTCCATTCTATTAGATATATAGAAGATTTTAGTTATTTGCATTTATTAAAATTAATACAAAAAAAACATATGAATCAATTAATAATTCAAATTATTTTAACCAGAAATATTAATATAAATAACAATATTTTATATGGTTATATTCCTAATTTAATACAAAATGGAAAATTAGAAGAAAAAGTAGGGTTAAAAATTAATAATAATAGTCATGTAATGTTATGTGGTAATCCAGAAATGATTAAACAAACACAAAGTTTTTTAGAAAAAACTAGAAATTTATCTAAAAATTTAAAAAACCAAAATGGTAATATAACAACTGAAAGATATTGGTAAAATAAATTATAAAGAAAATAATATGAAAAAATTCTTAATTATTGCTAATTGGAAATTAAATGGTAATTATAAATTTATAAATAAAAATATAAATTTAATTAAAAAAAAAATAGATAATTTATTAAATTATTGTAATTTATCTATAGCCCCTCCTTTTGTATATTTAAGTTATATTAATAATTTTTTGAAAAATACATCTATATCTTTAACTGCACAGAATGTTGATATACATATAAAAGGATCTTTTACTGGTGAAATTTCAATTAAAATGTTAAAAGATATTGGAGTAAAATATGTAATAATTGGACATTCAGAAAGAAGATTATATCATAATGAAAATAATAATTCTATATCTAAAAAATTCATTTTAATTAAAAATAATGGGTTAATTCCAATTTTATGTATAGGAGAAACAGAAAAGCAAAAAAAACAAAATGAGACAGAAAAAATTTGTATTCAACAAATTGATAATATATTAGAAAATAGTAATATTAATATTTTAAATAAAACTATTATTGCTTATGAACCTATTTGGGCTATTGGTTCAGGAAAAAGTGCAAATATGAATGAAATACAAAAAGTTATTTTATATATTAAAAAATATATAGCATCTTTAAATCCTCAAATAGCAGAAAACATATATTTTGTATATGGTGGTTCTGTAAATTATTCTAACTTAGATATTTTTTTAAAAAAAAAAATCATTAATGGTTTTTTAGTAGGAAAAGCTTCTTTAACAACAGAAAATTTTATATCTTTAGTTAAAAAAGCTGAAAAAATAATAAGTTTATTAAATAATAGATCTTAACATTGGAAATAAAATAACATCTTTAATTGATTTTGTATCAGTAAATAACATAACTAATCTATCTATTCCTATGCCTAGCCCTGCTGTAGGAGGTAATCCATGTTCTAATGCTTCGATATAATCTTTATCATAAAAATTTTCATAAATATTTTTATTATTGTCTATATTTTTAAAATTTTGTTGTTCTTTAAATCTTTTTTCTTGTTCTTCAGGATCATTAAGTTCAGAAAACCCATTTGCTATTTCCATCCCACAAATAAAAAATTCAAATCTATCAGTAAATAAAGGATTTAAATCATTATTTCGTGATAGTGGAGAAATTTCAATAGGATATTCTGTAATAAATGTTGGTTCTATAATTTTATCTATAATTTTTTTTTCAAAAATTTCAAAAATAATTTTGCCTTGACTCCAATGTTTATTTATTTTAACATTTAATAAATTAGCAGTTTTTATTAATTCTTTATTATTTTTTAAATTTTCTAAAGAAAAATTAGGATAAAAATATATAATAGATTCTTTCATTGTTAATTTATTAAATTTTTTATTTAAATCAAAAATATAATTATTATATTTTAATAAATTATTTTTAAATGTTATTTTAAATATTTTTTTTAATAATTTTTCAAAAAAAATCATTAAATCTTTATAATTAGAATATGTTATATATAATTCCATCATAGTAAATTCAGGATTATGTTGAGTTGAAATTCCTTCATTTCTAAAATTTCTATTAATTTCGAAAATTTTATTAAAACCCCCTATTATAAGACGTTTTAAATAAAGTTCAGGAGCAATACGTAAATAAATATTTTTATTATAAGTGTTATGATGTGTTATAAATGGTCTGGCTAAAGCTCCTCCGGGGATATTATGCATCATAGGAGTTTCTACTTCAATAAAATCTTGTTTATTCATAAAATTACGAATGTTTAATATAATTTGTGACCTTTTTTTAAAAATATAACGTGTTTTTTTATTAACAATTAGATCTAAATATCTTTTTCTATATTTTATTTCTTTATCTTGTAATCCATGATATTTATCAGGTAATGGTCTAATTGCTTTTGTTAATAAATAAATTTTTTGACAAAAAATAGATAAAATATTAGTTTTAGTTTTAAAAATATAACCAATAATACCTATTATATCTCCAAGATCATATTTTTTTAAAAAAATTTTGTATATTTTTTGAGAAACTCCATTTTGAGATATATAAATTTGTATTTGCCCTGTATAATCTTGAATATTAATAAAAGAAGCTTTACCCATAATTCTTAAATTAACTATACGTCCTGCAATATTAAATAATTTTTTTTCTAAAAAAATATTTTTATCATTATATTTTTTATATATATCACATAATGAAATATTAATTTTAAAATTATTAGGAAAAACTATATTTTCATTTTTTCTTAATTCTGTTAATTTTTTATGTCGAAATGTTATTTCATTATTAGTAATATTATTTATATTTTTATTAAATTTTTTTTTATTTTTAGACATAATAAAATTATCCTATTATTATTTTTATTTATAAGCCTAATTTTAAACTAGCTTGAATAAATTTATCTAAATTACCATCAAGTACATACTGTACATCGTTAGTTTCTATACCTGTTCTTATATCTTTAATTTTTGAATTGTCTAAAATATAAGAACGTATTTGATAACCCCAACTAATATTAAATTTTTTTTTTTCTATTTTTTTCTTTATTTTTTTTTTTATATTATTTTGTAATTCATATAATTTAAATTTTATTTGCTTCATAGCTTGAATTTTATTTTTATGTTGTGATCTATTATTTTGACATTGTGTTACTATTCCTGTTGGAATATGTGTAATACGTACAGCAGATTCTGTCCGATTTACATGTTGACCACCTGCTCCAGAAGATCGATATACATCAATGCGTAAATCTTCTAAATTAATTAATATATTAATATCATCTTTAATTTCTGGATATATAAAAGTTGATGCAAAAGATGTATGTCTTCTTCCCGATGAACTAAAAGGACTTTTTCTAACTAAACGATGAATACCATTTTCTGTACGTAACCATCCAAAAGCATAATCACCTATAATGTGTAATGTAGATGATTTAATTCCTATAATTTCTCCTGGAGATTCATTTATTATTTTTACTTGAAATTTTTTTTTTTCTGCCCATTTTAGATACATTTTCATTATTATTTTTGCCCAATCTTGAGATTCTATACCACCTGATCCAGATTGGATATCAATAAAACAATTTTTTTTATCATTTTTTTGAATAAAAATTTTTTTAAATTCTAAATTATTTAGTTTTTTTTGGATATTAAATAATATTTTAATTGATTCTTCTAATATCTTTTTGTCATTAGTGTTAATTGCTAAATTAATTAATTCATTAATATCAATAATTTCTTGATTAATATAATCTAGAGACGATAATAAATTTTCAATATGTGTTTTTTTTTTATTCAAAGAAAATAAATAATTAAAATTATCCCAAATATCAGGATTTTTAAGTTGATTTTTTATTATTAATAATTTTTTTTTATATTTTGAATAATTAAAGAAACCCCCTAATAAAAATATTTTTTTTTTTTATTTTTTTTAATTTATTTTTTATTAAGTAAATTTCTAACATATTCCTCCTAATTATTTATTAAAAAAAAATTAATTAGATTTAATATAAAAAATTAATTTTAATAATTTTATTTATATTAAAGTTAATATATTTAAAATTGGTAGAAGTTAAAATAAATAATTATATTAATAAAAAAAATGGCCCTTGTTGGATTTGAACCAACGACCTAACGATTATGAGTCGTTTGCTCTAACCACTGAGCTAAAGGGCCATTAATATTAGATAGTATGATATAATTTTAAATTTATTTCAATTAAATTTATATTTTTTTTTAATTAAGTAAATAAAATTTATCTTTTCCTCTTAAAATATATAAAAGAATTAATGATGGATGTTTATCTAAAATTTCTTTAACTTTTTTTATATCAGCTGTACGTTTTCTATTAATCGATAATATTATATCATCTTTTTTTAAACCTATTATTGCAGCAGGAGAATTAGGTAATACTTTTATAACTTTAACCGCAGTATTTTTCCCTATTTTAAAAAATATATTTCGATTTTTTAAATCTGTATTAATTAAGTCACTTCCTTCAATGCCATAATACATCATATTTTTTGCAAAAGAATCATTATTACAATAATCATCCAATTTTATTTTTATATTTTTAAAAATACCTTTTCTTATAATTCCTAATTTAACAATAGTACCTCTCATAAAAGTACTTATTTTTGCTTTTAATAAAGAATAACTATTAACTTGTTTTCCATTTAACGATACAATAATATCACCAGGTTTTAATGGATTATTTTTAAATGGGACAATATCACGAATAAAAGTACCTTTACATAAATTCGAAATATTCATAACTTTAGCTAATTGAGGATCTAATTCAACTCCATAAATTCCTAAAGAACCTCTTATTATTTTTCCAAATTTAATAAATTGATTAACTAAACTAACAACAGTATTGCTAGGTATAGCAAAACCGATTCCAATATTACCTTCATTAGGTGTTAAAATAGCAGTATTAATTCCAATTAAATCTCCATTTAAATTAACTAATGCTCCACCAGAACTACCACGATTAATTGCAGCATCTGTTTGAATAAAATTTTCAAAGTTTTCAATATTAAGTCCTGTTCTTCCTAATCCAGATATAATTCCAGATGTTACAGTTTCACCTAAACCATATGGATTNNNNNNNNNNNNNNNNNNNNNNNNNNNNNNNNNNNNNNNNNNNNNNNNNNNNNNNNNNNNNNNNNNNNNNNNNNNNNNNNNNNNNNNNNNNNNNNCAAAGTTTTCAATATTAAGTCCTGTTCTTCCTAATCCAGATATAATTCCAGATGTTACAGTTTCACCTAAACCATATGGATTTCCTATTGCTATTGCATAATCCCCAACTTTTAAATTATCAGAATTAGCTATTTTTAAACTTTTTAAATTTTTTGTTTTATCTTGAATTTTTATTAAAGCAATATCCATTTGTGAATCTTGACCTATAATTTTAGCTTCATAAGTTTTACCATTATTTAATTCGACTGTAATGTAACTAGCATGATTAATAACATGATTATTAGTAACAATTATACCTTCTTTAGAATTTATAATTACACCAGAACCAATTGCATGAAACTTTTGTTCAAGAACATTATTATTATTTCCACAAATAGGAGTATTTTCATATGGTGATCCTTCTTTACATAATGAAAAATGTTCATTCAAATATTCTTGTATTTTAGGAGGTAATCTAAATTGTGATACAAAAGTACTTCCTTGAACATCAATACTTACAACTGAAGGAGTAACTTTTGATAATACTCTTGATAAACTTGGTAATGTATTATTATTGCATTTTTTTATTAAATTAAATGGTAACAATTTTGCATTAACATGTTGTTGTATTGTTATTCCAATAATAAAAAAAAATATATAAAAAAATATTTTAAATTTTTTCATAAAAAATCTCTTAATAGAGTTTAGTTTATTAAAGAAAATTTATATAAAATTATTTAATTTTAATTAAATATCATTTTTAAAATAAATTTTAATTTAAAATTTTTAAAATAATTAAAATATAAATTTTTTTACAAATTATTATACTTAATATAATATAGATTTTATCTTATATAAAGATATAAATATGTATGTTTAATAAATTAAAAATTATTGCAGCAAAATCAGCAATAAAATATATTAAAAATAATAATATTATTGGAATCGGATCAGGAACAACAATATCTCATTTTATTGATATTTTATTTACTGAAAAAAAAAATATTAAAGGTATAGTATCTGCTTCTAAAACTTCTACAAAAAAATTAAAAAAATATAATTTTAATATCTATCAAATTAATAAAATAAAAAAAATTGGAATATATTTTGATAGTGCTGATGAAATTAATAATAAAATGCAAATGATAAAAGGAGGAGGTGCCGCATTAACTAATGAAAAAATTATATCTAGTTTTTCAGATATATTTATTTGTATAATTGATGAATCAAAATATGTAAAAAAATTAGGTATATTACATCCAGTACCAATAGAAATTATACCTTTAGCAGAAAAATTTATTATTAGAAAATTATTACATATAGGAGCAATTGCTAAAAAACGTATAAATACAATTACAGAACATGGAAATATAATATTAGATGTATATAAATTAAATTTACATAAACCTATGAAAATAGAACAATATATAAATAATATTCCTGGTGTTGTAACAGTTGGTTTATTTGCACGACGATGTGCAGACATAGTTATTATAAGTAAAAATAACAATACAATCTCAATAATAAATAAAAAAAAATAAATTTAACTTAATAATTTATTTTAATTATTTAAATTTTAAAATTTTAATACATTATATGAAAATAAAATTTACAAAAATGCATGCATTAGGGAATGATTTTATTATTATAAATAATATAAAAAATATTTTCTTTTTAACAAAAGAAATAATACAAAAATTATCCAATCGATATTTAGGAATAGGATTTGATCAATTATTATTATTAGAATTATCATTAAATAAAAATATTGATTTTCATTATCGAATTTTTAATTCTGATGGTAATGAAGTAGAACAATGTGGTAATGGAGCGCGTTGTATTGCGCTATATTTAAAAATAAAAAAATTAACTTTAAAAAAAAAAATATGTTTAAGTACAAAAAACCGTTTAATATATTTAAAAAATTTAAATAATAATTTAATTTCTGTAAACATGGGTGTTCCTTTATTTAATCCAAAAGAAATTCCATTTATAACTAATAATATTAAAAATACATATAAATTTTATTTTCAAAATAAATATATTTATTTTAATGTTGTTTCGTTAGGAAATCCACATTGTGTTATTCAAGTAAAAGATGTATTAGATACTCCAGTATCATTAATAGGGCCATTTTTTGAAAATCATAAATCATTTCCTAAAAAAATTAATGTAGGTTTTATGGAATATTTAAACATTAATAATATAAAAATAAGAGTATTTGAAAGAGGAGTAGG
This genomic window from Enterobacteriaceae endosymbiont of Donacia marginata contains:
- a CDS encoding branched-chain amino acid transaminase — translated: MSIKKADFIWLNGNIVKWEDAKISVMTHALHYGTSVFEGIRCYKSYKGPAIFRHKDHINRLYNSAKIYRFPLKFNIQEIMNAVHNIININKLNEAYIRILVFIGDVGLGINPPEKYYTDMMISAFPWTDYLGNNAKKNGINTMISSWNKIKPNTIPSLAKAGGNYLSSLLIRSEARRNGYDEGIALDSLGFVSEGSGENIFKIKNNILFTPPLTSSILPGITRDSVLKIAKNLNLKIKECLILRESLYLADEIFLTGTAAEITPVCSVDNILINNGKRGQITKNIQKEFLYLLTGKIKDKWNWLDYIKK
- the ilvM gene encoding acetolactate synthase 2 small subunit, with the translated sequence MNKYQLFIKTNISPEIIERIIRIIRHRRFLIKTININVKKKIEKINFKLIVKSYKSIDFLVKQIKKLIDVLDIVIIT
- the ilvG gene encoding acetolactate synthase 2 catalytic subunit is translated as MNGAQCIIQELKKQNVKTVFGYPGGAIMPLYDALYNGDIEHILCRHEQGAAIAAIGYARATGKVGVCIATSGPGATNLITGLADAMVDSVPLIAITGQVPLSLIGTDAFQEIDIIGMSLSCTKHSFLITSSLELSKIIKKSFFIALSDRPGPVLIDIPKDIQLSKLPKIIKLKNKKRFFGNKKKYSKKKIREANFLLKKSTMPILYIGGGVNIGNAVYTLRKFVKISKIPTVVTLKALGTIESTNPYYLGMLGMHGNKAANYTVQKCDLLIAIGARFDDRVTGNIKKFAPYAKIIHMDIDPAEINKICKVNVELLGDLNLLIPLLKKPQNILKWQNYIQKIKKKYSYKYNFFVKNNKIYAPFLLKQLSDIKNKKTIITTDVGQHQMWTAQHITFSNPRNFITSSGLGTMGFGLPAAIGAQIAKPNNSVICISGDGSFIMNIQELSTIKRKNLPIKIILLDNKRLGMVRQWQELFFKKRYSETTLYDNPDFIKLAQSFGISGHSISYENEINKSLKKIFSINKPYILHVLINECDNVWPLVPPGYSNDHMMEPN
- a CDS encoding FAD-binding oxidoreductase, coding for MTEWSIGKIKKIKYWTKNLFSIILNAKINNFYAGQFTKLALEINNKKIKRAYSYINSPKNKNYEFYISNISKGKLSPYLFNLKINDKIFISKNSSGIFILNNIKSCENLWMLSTGTGIGPYLSILQDNMCFKKFSKIILVHSIRYIEDFSYLHLLKLIQKKHMNQLIIQIILTRNININNNILYGYIPNLIQNGKLEEKVGLKINNNSHVMLCGNPEMIKQTQSFLEKTRNLSKNLKNQNGNITTERYW
- the tpiA gene encoding triose-phosphate isomerase; this encodes MKKFLIIANWKLNGNYKFINKNINLIKKKIDNLLNYCNLSIAPPFVYLSYINNFLKNTSISLTAQNVDIHIKGSFTGEISIKMLKDIGVKYVIIGHSERRLYHNENNNSISKKFILIKNNGLIPILCIGETEKQKKQNETEKICIQQIDNILENSNINILNKTIIAYEPIWAIGSGKSANMNEIQKVILYIKKYIASLNPQIAENIYFVYGGSVNYSNLDIFLKKKIINGFLVGKASLTTENFISLVKKAEKIISLLNNRS
- the lysS gene encoding lysine--tRNA ligase; the protein is MSKNKKKFNKNINNITNNEITFRHKKLTELRKNENIVFPNNFKINISLCDIYKKYNDKNIFLEKKLFNIAGRIVNLRIMGKASFINIQDYTGQIQIYISQNGVSQKIYKIFLKKYDLGDIIGIIGYIFKTKTNILSIFCQKIYLLTKAIRPLPDKYHGLQDKEIKYRKRYLDLIVNKKTRYIFKKRSQIILNIRNFMNKQDFIEVETPMMHNIPGGALARPFITHHNTYNKNIYLRIAPELYLKRLIIGGFNKIFEINRNFRNEGISTQHNPEFTMMELYITYSNYKDLMIFFEKLLKKIFKITFKNNLLKYNNYIFDLNKKFNKLTMKESIIYFYPNFSLENLKNNKELIKTANLLNVKINKHWSQGKIIFEIFEKKIIDKIIEPTFITEYPIEISPLSRNNDLNPLFTDRFEFFICGMEIANGFSELNDPEEQEKRFKEQQNFKNIDNNKNIYENFYDKDYIEALEHGLPPTAGLGIGIDRLVMLFTDTKSIKDVILFPMLRSII
- the prfB gene encoding peptide chain release factor 2 (programmed frameshift), with protein sequence MLEIYLIKNKLKKIKKKIFLLGGFFNYSKYKKKLLIIKNQLKNPDIWDNFNYLFSLNKKKTHIENLLSSLDYINQEIIDINELINLAINTNDKKILEESIKILFNIQKKLNNLEFKKIFIQKNDKKNCFIDIQSGSGGIESQDWAKIIMKMYLKWAEKKKFQVKIINESPGEIIGIKSSTLHIIGDYAFGWLRTENGIHRLVRKSPFSSSGRRHTSFASTFIYPEIKDDINILINLEDLRIDVYRSSGAGGQHVNRTESAVRITHIPTGIVTQCQNNRSQHKNKIQAMKQIKFKLYELQNNIKKKIKKKIEKKKFNISWGYQIRSYILDNSKIKDIRTGIETNDVQYVLDGNLDKFIQASLKLGL
- a CDS encoding PDZ domain-containing protein, which produces NPYGLGETVTSGIISGLGRTGLNIENFENFIQTDAAINRGSSGGALVNLNGDLIGINTAILTPNEGNIGIGFAIPSNTVVSLVNQFIKFGKIIRGSLGIYGVELDPQLAKVMNISNLCKGTFIRDIVPFKNNPLKPGDIIVSLNGKQVNSYSLLKAKISTFMRGTIVKLGIIRKGIFKNIKIKLDDYCNNDSFAKNMMYYGIEGSDLINTDLKNRNIFFKIGKNTAVKVIKVLPNSPAAIIGLKKDDIILSINRKRTADIKKVKEILDKHPSLILLYILRGKDKFYLLN
- a CDS encoding trypsin-like peptidase domain-containing protein encodes the protein MKKFKIFFYIFFFIIGITIQQHVNAKLLPFNLIKKCNNNTLPSLSRVLSKVTPSVVSIDVQGSTFVSQFRLPPKIQEYLNEHFSLCKEGSPYENTPICGNNNNVLEQKFHAIGSGVIINSKEGIIVTNNHVINHASYITVELNNGKTYEAKIIGQDSQMDIALIKIQDKTKNLKSLKIANSDNLKVGDYAIAIGNPYGLGETVTSGIISGLGRTGLNIENF
- the rpiA gene encoding ribose-5-phosphate isomerase RpiA, with protein sequence MFNKLKIIAAKSAIKYIKNNNIIGIGSGTTISHFIDILFTEKKNIKGIVSASKTSTKKLKKYNFNIYQINKIKKIGIYFDSADEINNKMQMIKGGGAALTNEKIISSFSDIFICIIDESKYVKKLGILHPVPIEIIPLAEKFIIRKLLHIGAIAKKRINTITEHGNIILDVYKLNLHKPMKIEQYINNIPGVVTVGLFARRCADIVIISKNNNTISIINKKK
- the dapF gene encoding diaminopimelate epimerase, which produces MKFTKMHALGNDFIIINNIKNIFFLTKEIIQKLSNRYLGIGFDQLLLLELSLNKNIDFHYRIFNSDGNEVEQCGNGARCIALYLKIKKLTLKKKICLSTKNRLIYLKNLNNNLISVNMGVPLFNPKEIPFITNNIKNTYKFYFQNKYIYFNVVSLGNPHCVIQVKDVLDTPVSLIGPFFENHKSFPKKINVGFMEYLNINNIKIRVFERGVGETMSCGSGACAAVAIGIKKNILSKKVYVHLTGGIIMISWQGGNHDLYMQGSANYVYDGKISL